Proteins found in one Scomber scombrus chromosome 15, fScoSco1.1, whole genome shotgun sequence genomic segment:
- the LOC133995671 gene encoding uncharacterized protein LOC133995671 has product MASKHEDYLLENAVIHKGPPVRYRLTPKRKNLDGETDRESKFRRCTIGKKDPKNPNKTILLVGGTGSGKSTLINGILNYVMGIKFEDQKWFEIIDEEKKNTAQSQTSEVTVYEIFGFEGKTLPFSLTIIDTPGYGDTRGIEHDDVTTQKLHDLFRSDDGVHELNAVGLVLKATENRLSDRLKYIFDSVVSLFGKDMEENIVALITHSDGMSPDDTLQALAAANIKCAKDESTDPVQPVHFLFNNCQTKPIKKGSERLLKIAWETTMEGMDQFTSFLGKSAPQKLKTTLAVLKERIRLTACIQNLQDRINLIELKQTEIQQTQEALKKYEQEMKENKDFTIEVEEVSKKRKDIVAWWDNKAVCCLTCEENCHYPGCTLAWKPEHCEVMKRGRCTSCSGKCPASDHVKERWRYVTETKTIKKTLQDVKEKYEKNKTKTVEGKSLMANLEAEIEELKAEKIKLLDESYQHVEHLEEIALNVSLRSHRVKTIDCGCVSIQGLHPCKDAF; this is encoded by the coding sequence ATGGCATCAAAACATGAAGATTATCTTTTGGAAAATGCTGTAATCCATAAAGGACCTCCTGTCCGTTATCGACTAACACCAAAGAGGAAGAATCTCGATGGAGAGACTGACAGAGAATCTAAGTTCAGAAGATGTACCATCGGGAAAAAAGATCCCAAAAACCCGAACAAAACAATCCTGCTTGTTGGAGGGACCGGGTCAGGAAAGTCAACTCTAATCAACGGCATTCTTAATTATGTCATGGGGATAAAGTTTGAAGACCAAAAATGGTTTGAGATTatagatgaagagaagaaaaacacagcacagagtCAGACATCAGAGGTGACAGTTTATGAGATCTTTGGTTTTGAGGGTAAAAcacttcctttctcactcaccATCATCGATACTCCTGGATACGGAGACACCAGAGGGATCGAACACGATGATGTAACTACTCAGAAATTACATGATTTATTCCGCTCAGACGATGGAGTTCATGAACTCAATGCAGTGGGTCTGGTGCTGAAGGCGACTGAGAATCGACTGAGTGACCGGCTGAAATACATCTTTGATTCAGTGGTGTCTCTGTTTGGAAAAgacatggaggagaacatcgtagCTCTCATCACACACTCAGATGGGATGTCACCTGATGATACTCTCCAAGCTCTGGCAGCTGCAAACATTAAATGTGCAAAGGATGAGAGCACCGACCCTGTTCAGCCAGTTCATTTCCTGTTCAATAACTGCCAAACCAAACCAATAAAAAAGGGATCagaaagacttttaaaaattgCCTGGGAAACAACGATGGAAGGAATGGATCAGTTCACATCATTCCTGGGAAAATCTGCACCTCAAAAACTGAAGACAACTCTGGCAGTCCTGAAAGAGCGAATCAGACTGACAGCCTGCATCCAAAACCTACAAGACAGAATTAATTTGATTGAACTAAAACAGACAGAGATCCAACAGACTCAGGAAGCTCTGAAGAAATATGAACAAGAGATGAAGGAGAATAAGGACTTTACCATTGAAGTTGAAGAGgtttccaaaaaaagaaaagacattgtCGCTTGGTGGGACAATAAAGCTGTCTGCTGTTTAACATGTGAAGAGAACTGTCACTATCCTGGATGCACCCTGGCCTGGAAACCTGAACACTGTGAGGTCATGAAAAGAGGTCGCTGTACATCATGTAGTGGGAAGTGTCCTGCATCAGATCAtgtgaaggaaagatggagataTGTGACCGAGACCAAAACAATTAAGAAGACCCTACAAGATGTTAAAGAGAAGTAtgagaagaataaaacaaaaactgtggaGGGGAAGAGCCTGATGGCAAATCTTGAAGCAGAGATTGAAGAACTGAAAGCAGAGAAGATAAAGTTGCTGGATGAGTCCTACCAACATGTTGAACATCTGGAGGAGATCGCCCTGAAT